The DNA segment atacgcggattcggtgatacgcggttttccaaatttgacagttcattgagaaaattgtattgatttgacacatccattgtgaaatacaaaataatttccgtattgATCGAATGTGAAATACCATttgaaaaggtttaaaactgttcatTTCAgtagaaacatatcaaataattaatttggtggctaaaaccaccccctacttgcaaaattacaagaaaattagtgatattttgacTAAAAAtaacgagattcgacttacgcggaaattcgagatacgcggtattttgcggccgcttacggtccccattaaccgtgtatctcggggaccgcctgtacaatacatacagtctgttcccgagttacgcggttctcgacatacgcggattcggagatacgcggttttctaaattttacagattaaatgtcaaatcagtacaatttgcgtTAAGTtcggtataaattgcatttatgctaacaaattgaaaccgcttaaaagccagaaatattattattttctacaCGAATCATATcgaataaatgataaagtgtataaaagtactaaattaaataaaaaaaactccgagcaatcaatagtattttagttaaaaaaagagaaattcgacatacgcggatattcgagttacgcggattcgtcgggaacgcagaaaccgcgtaactcgggaacagactgtacaaGTTTTCTACTCGCACAAAACATGCTTTATAAAGTagggctcctgccgaaactcggaacaataacacactttgaatttggctgaatattccttttaaaattgatcagaacactacaatgcgtatgtcgacacataatatgacctttcttataccaaatatcaccaattttacgacaaacaatgcactaacttaagagaaaaataaatatttgtaagccAGTTCGTACCGTACGCTATaaccatcaaactgtcaatggctgctctgtttaaacgtcgcatcaaaatggctgtcaaaacgggccaaaataagcaacataaaattaataattaaagtgctttttaacaccaatcttaggaaagtaagagtgttaaattgctttaaacattttttgtacatattcacattgatacaaacattttctgacccgtattcgcgctgccgaaaataggaacacagcctgccgaaaataggaacaaactgccgaaaataggagcaaaatcaatgtttgcattttcacgaatatttatgaaaaagggctttgaaccggcaaataaaaaatattgtaacatactatgatagtttatcaaccagaataacaacactttcaagaaaaataatgaaaaatattgatgtgtgagcaatttttgtgaaactgctgcactagcctgccgaaaactggtacagttaccctatgtACCAGATGGTTCTTATCATCATAAATAGATTCGGTACATTAAAATGATTGCCAGAAATCAGAAGAGGAATTTAAAAATCACAATATAATTCCATATCTAGCGCTATAAAGATTTTTGTAAAAGATTTTATCACACAATAGATCAAAACCTTTAGAATAGAATTTTCACAATACATCATCGCAGTGATTGAACAAGATaaatattgaaacattttaccGGACAAATCAGAAAACAAACgacaaaattgaaaaatcaCCTTGGCGACACAGACGCTATCTAGGAGTCAATAGCGATACTAAATTCCTAAAGCAAATCAGCCACACCAGTTCGCTTGTTTTACTTGACCTGTTTTCGACATATCTGGTATTTTGAGCAATATTCAAATGATGCTAAATCTGCCCAAACTATCCGGCTTTTCCAAATTCATGCTTCCATTCCATAATgattttcctgtttttgttttgccgccCTCTAACACCAAGTCCACAGTGTGGCCGCTAACCCTGTTCTGCGTTCTGCCAAGGTGTGTTTTGACATTACAAACTGTCAAAGATAAAACGATTACAAAATATCGGCAGCGGCTAATTTTTGCACTAAAGAAAACTTTCTGCACTGCAGTACAGCAAACAATTGCCCAATCGCTGGAAAAGAGCAGTATAAGCGCTATGAATTCCTTGCAGCAAAAATTCCTATACTACAGTAGACGGAAATCGTTTCGCTACGGTGTTCCGTTCCTGCTGCTGATTGTCGGTGGTTCCTTCGGATTGCAACAGTTCGCCCAGCTAAGGTAAGCTACGACTTATCTGCCATGTCCGGGCCATTTCTTTCATGGGGTTTTGCTCTCTTTTCTTCACCAGGTACACATTTTCAAAGAAAGGATCGCTTACGAGACAGGAGGCGGAAAAGTATGGAATCAAcatgaagaagaaggaggacGTTACGCTCGAAGGCGAGTTCGAGAAGATCAAGGAGCTGGACATTGAACACTGGGACAACGTACGGGGGCCCCGACCATGGGAGGAAACAAGCCCACCCTCCACCGGGACCGATGCAAAGCATTGAGTGCCGGCTTCGCCTGTCTAGCGCCCTGTTGTTGTAAAAAGTTATACCGTTTTCACTAGAAAATACACTTTTATTTTCTCGCATTTTCTTTGCTCCTTTTAGCCCAATACAATTATTTGGCATTGCTAGTTTTACTGTTATTGGTTGCATTTCAAACTCAGTGGCTGGTCGGTGTGCGCGACATTGTGAAGCTTACAAATATATTTGCGTTGGTACGGgacaacggcagcagcattgGCCGTACCCCTCGCTAAGCCGATGAGCGATGACATAGAACAAACGTCTAGTAGAGGCAGCAAGCAACTATCCCGCGGTGGGTGGTAATGGCAAGCGGCAATACACAAGTACGAATAACGCCAGCGTTACGTGTACAGGGCGCATCCTTGCGCCCTGGCCGAAGCGTGAGCTACAGTTACCTTCGCCGGGCAACAGCCTAGCAACAGAcagacatgcacacacacacacaggcgggGTGTGGTGGGTGCACTAGCCTACTTCGCTTCCAGCAGCAAACATCGAATGTAGAAGCTGGGGGCAATCGCTCCCCTTGGAATGTTGTCCGCGTAACGGCGCACCAGACACAGCAGCTCGGTCGGCGAGCGAATGTGCGCGAGCGCAACGCCGAGCAGATAGTTCCACTGGCGAAACTGAGATTCGGCTTCGGTGCTACCCGCCGCACGCTGgtcaccgccaccgttagcCTTGGCGGCGGATCTATTGTCACGCTGATTGTCCTCCGGTCGGCCGCCGGTCGGTTTATCACAGCTCAGGCAGATCATTTCGTGGCGTTGGTGATAGGCTATCGCTAGCTCGAACAGCTGCCGCCAGTGGTCCAGCTCGAACGGCAGCTCGCCGGCCGCCCGCTCCAGCAGCTCCGAATCGGCCAGATTCCAGACGCATTGCACCACCTTGTCTTCCCGCCGATCCTGAATGTAGTAGCGCGTGACCGTACGCCACAGGTACGGTACGCGCTTGACCATCGCAAAGCACTCGTCGTACTCTTTGCGCGACCAGTAGTACTGCAGCAGGCTCGTACCGATCTCCCGGTAGTGGCAGGATGCCGTCGCCTCCAGGTAGTACCCACAGGCGGCACAGTGCGCCAAACGCTCCAAGCACGCCCGATCCGCCCCGTCCGTCGTGTTGCACACGATGAACCCATCCTTGATGAACTGTCGCGAGTCGGCATCGATCTCCCACAGCAGCTCCGGCTTGAGATAGTGAAAGTATATGCGCATACACTTGAGGCGCGCGTGCGGTTCCTCGTTCTCCTCCATCAGCGTTTCCAGCTTGCGCAGCAACCGCACGATCGTTTCCGTGTCGTACTCGTCGAAAATCTTCGCGTACCGGTCGGCAAAGTTAAGATTGCTAATGATCGACGAGCGGAAGATCAGATACAGATTGCGGACGGTTGCATCGTCCTCCGACGTTTCGTACCCGTCGAGCAGGGAGGTGGAAAATTTTTTCTTGCCCGGCTGTTGCTTCCCCGTCCCGGCGCCGTTCGGCATCGCGGTGCCGAGCAGCGCCTGTCCGGTGCGGGTCTGTACCAGCTCTTCCACCATGTCGTCGCACTCCAAATCCTCCACCTCCGCCTCAATGCCAAACTCGGCGAGCAGTGCGTGCCCGTTTCCGTTGGCAAACGCGTTCGAACGGCTCGGTTCATAGATCTTGGTAAGATTCAACGTTTTCGGTCGCTCCGGTGCACCGCTGGgcgtgcgctgctgctgctgctcgtatcccataaacatttgtttaatGTTGCGCCCGTACTTGCCGCGAACGACCGATACGAGCGCCTCCTTAATGGTGGCTTCCGTCGAGAGCAGCAGGGGGCTTTCCTTCCCGTTCATCTGCTttccattgttgttgttgttgttgttgagcatACTGTCTAGTATGTACACGCCCTGCTTTTGTTTCCGCGACTCGAGGCACGGTTCGTCCACCATGCCGGGCGTTGGGAATGGGTCTTCGTCGCCCTGGATTTCCACGCGGACCTGAAACACTCGGTTCTCTCCGGTGAGCAAGTAGATCCACTCGTCCACCACGGCCACGTGCGTGATGTCGGTGAACTCGTCCGTGCGCAGCACGATTTTCGAGTGCAGCGGATCGATTATTAACAGCTGGCAGCGATcgtgcaccagcagcagctgccggCGTATGGAGTACAGCACCTGGAACGGTACCACCATTAGCGTGCCGTCGGGCGCTTCCGTCGGTGCCGTCGCCAGTTCGGACTCTTGCAAACactgtagctgctgctgctgctgctggctgcggCGGCGACGGCTGGCAgctaccgccgccgccgccgcagcagcCTGTTTGAACTGATGCGTACGAATCACGTTTCCCTCGAGATCGGCTTCCCACAGGCGGCTACCGGGCCGCGAGCAAAATATGCGCACATCCTCCTCATCGACAATCATCAGCGGTGGAGAgggcgtggtggtggtggtggtggcgcttGCGATGGTATTCGGATGAGCGATAACGAACGATGCGCCATACTGTCCATCCCGGGGTCGGTTACCGATCTGCGTGTGAGATAGAGGGATGATAGCGAAAGCATCGAAGTAAGCGCTGAAACTAAACCGAGCGGGACGCGTGCCATTCCTTCCCTTACCTGTTTAAATTCTTCCCTCGCCGTGTTGCAAAGTACACACTTCGAAAGCGTCGACACCAACAGCAGATCCTTGTAGCGATCTATTTGTACTATACGAttttcgagcagcagcacaggaTGTAGGCTGATGTTCAGAATGTTTCGACCCTGGCAAACGAAGAGGTTCTGTATTatttttgatacaaaaaacatGCACCATCCGTGCCGCACTTACCATGAACAGCGAGAACTGTATTAGCGACACGATACCCCGCGAGTCGCCACAGTACAGCTCCCGGTCGTCCTCCGTCCAGCAGAAGCTCGTGACAAACGCGGGCCCGCCCAGATCGATCGGCTGACCCTCGCCATCGGTCGACGGGGCTAGTTCCGTGCTGAGGATCTCCTTCACGTGTGGCGGTTCCAGCTCCAGCAGGACCCCGATTGAGCCAGTCTGATTGCCGATGGCGATTTGCTTTTCGTTGTGGGAAATCGATACCTTGCCGATGGTGCCGAGCTGACTAGGGAAGATGGCCAGAAAGCTGGTCGTCATGCGATCGTACAGATAAAGGCTTCCGGAGTTGGCCCCAAACACGAAGTACTTCGGCGAACAGTCGAAGCAGGTGAACTACGCGGGATAAGccaaagagagggagagagagagagagataaagcaTTTGTAGCCAATCGATCGGAGCACAGCGCGAACAATTGCTTGTTGTCTTACCTTAATGCGACTATTGTTTCTAAACGGCTGATTAACGAACGCTGATAATTCGGCTCTATCTCGCAGTGCGTATTGCTTATTCGTTGCATCCATCGTGTTGCGTACTAAGAGAGGTTTGTAATGCGTTTGCTGTTGAACCGCCTTGAACTGCCACCGTTCGTACGCAGTGCGATGTGGTGATGTTTTGATAAGAGCAGCAGACGGCAATGAGCACCACCGTTCAACCGTGCCTTTCGGAAGCGCAAACGTTGCTCATCGTAGCTGCTAATACTTTGCCTGCCATACTTTGGGGGGCCGAGCTTACGcggtgttgcttttttgtttgcccatTTTCTGACTCATTTGCTGCAATGGGGCTGTGATGGGGTTTCTTTGCGTGCTGCAGGGCAGACTATTGCGAGGCAGGAACGAAAATGCTAAATACTGATATGGAGCTGCATCGATGGACGCAAACTGAGCAACACTTAGGAGGCGGGCTATCGATTTGCTGAGcaaatcaatttttggtgaATGTTACGAGGAatgcaaataattaaacaCGGACTGGAAAAAATCTGTCCTCAGCAAACTGTCAAACTGTTATCAACTGTCTGTCAACTGCGAAACGTCAAGCGAATGCAGCTGCACCGAACAAGGTGTATGACAGAGAAGTACAAGGTGGGAGAGTGAAGCTGAGGGTTGAAaggatttatttattcattgatttatttatttattgtttctcGTCCTTTTTTTGATCCCTATTTATGAATTATTCATTATCAATTATTCGAATGCTTTCAACTTTAtccaaaaaaaatcccaatttCCACACAAACTTCAAttgagcgtttctacatacaccgagaatgcagctgagaaaataactgacagcatgctttgacagcgactgacagcattttcggtgagagaattctcctcggcatgcaaagaacgatggagctgagaaaaaattgaattggcagtttatagcgatcgatcaattatagtttgcatttttgccgcctaataatcgtagaaatattattaaaaagtaaaagaaacttttttgatttcattttagcgattaaaatggaatttttcaccatcattttaaaagtctcatctcggcgcttttcagagcttctacacacatcGGCATGAGAAACCGattgtcaattctctcacagccatctctcagctgcagtctcggtgtatgtagaaacgctcatTGAATTCAAATTTAACTGTCACCCGATGTGCAACTGCTGTCAAATGCTGCCAGCGGTGAGCGAACCTGCCCATTCGGCCAGCTTTGATCAATAACCTCAACCGGCGCCTATTTTCGCAAAGGAAGAAGCTGCAATTCCGTTCAGCTTAGAAGTGGTTTCCCAAACTAAGTGGAAAAAAGTGGAAGTAACGAATTTACCATCGTATTAGCTCGACCAAAAGCAATCTTGGCGGTGGTTTTTGTGGAGGTGAACGCGAAAAacgttgaaaaaaaagaagatcatCGATTACAGCTAGCAGCATTtcgcacacacagccacaccaGACAGACCCCGCCGTCTCAATTTGCGTCGTGTCGTCGCCGTGAAAATTTCTCCACGGCCCTGATGCTCGCTGCTTATTGATAGAAAGGGAAAACAACAGGAGAGCCAAATCGTCTGAACAAAATGTTCTCAACGAAAAAGGACATTGATCGGCATGTGAAAACGTCGCTCAACAAGCTGCCGGAAAACGAGGTAAGAGTTCCTGGAGGGGAGCGCGAGCGACGGTGACTTGCGtgcgtttttcttcttttttttttgcttctcgaAAGATCATTGTTGCGCTGCTTGGTCGATAGACGATGGAACTGTGAAACATTTTCCGTCTGCTTTGTagctcttttttatttattattctcAATTGTTGACTGAGACAACCGGAATCTGCGGCTTTCTGCAGCGGCGGTCGGCAGCAATGCTCAGCCAGAACGCGGATAGCATCGCTATTTGACGCATTACCGCGAAACGCAACAATTGAGGTTAGGTCGGTCAGTGGTTCAAGCGAAGGTTCGCTTCGGCTGGCTGTCATACGCTTACGCTCCAAGACCAATTGATCGATttattaaaacacacacacgcacataagAACCGATAAATTTCACGGCCGGTATTGTGTTCCACATTTTTACCTGTTCTCTTTTTGCCTCGCATTTCCCTCCAGCGCTACCTACGGGGACTGGCTATCGCGCGGCAGTACTTCAAGCTAAACGAATATGCGAGCGCGGAGCACTGGCTGTCCTGCTATCTGTCGGTGCAGGAGGACAGCGCACCGGCACACAAACTGCTCGGCCAGTGCTACGAGAAGCAGAAAAAGTTCGACCGGGCGATCACGTCCTACCAGCGGTCGCTGCAGCTCGACTCGAAGCAAACCGGCCTGATCACGGACGTGTgcaagctgctgctgatggacgACAATCTCACCAAGCACCTGTCGAAGGCGAAGCACTGGTGCGATTTGGCCGAATCCGAGCGCATCAATCACGAGGCGGTGCTCAATCTGAAGCTGAAGGTCGCGAACAAGGACGCCGGCGCGGACAGCAAGCTGGTGAAGGACATCATACTGAAGGAGGTGCTGGCCCGGCCGCTCGATCCGCTGCTGCGCGTCCGGCTGGTGGACCACCTGCTCGAGGAGAAAAAGCTGGACGAAGCGTTCAAGTACTGCTTCGAGCTGGAGATGAAGTTCTGCGAACCGTTCATGCAGTCGAGCGAGTGGACTAATGGTGTGGCCAACATGCTTGCCAAGTTCGCCGAAGCGCCGGTCGAGGGGGGCAAACAGAAGCACTGGAACTACTACCTGCTGCAGGCGCTCGTGCTGGACCGACAGATCTACCTGAACCTGCTGGCGGACTCCACGATGGAAACGATCAAGCGCAGCAATCTGAAGGAAATCGCCCAGAAGCTGTTCAAGCTCGACCAGACGCTGCTGCAGGTGGCGGAGAAGGGTCGCAATGCGGCACCGCAGAAGCAGATGGCCGATGCGTACCTGCGCCACTACCGcggccagctgctgctgtactcGGCCGCGCTACTGTTCAAGGCGGCGCAGGATCAGACCGGGGGCGCGGGGGAAGGCGGAGGGCGGGCGCGAGATACGAGCAAAAAGTGTCTggcactgctgctgatggcgTACCAGTGCGGCGTCCCCGACCCGGACGAACCGTGGCTGAAGCAGAGCAGCGAGATGGCCCGCCATCTGGTGGGCTTTTGGAGCAAGCAGGCGGCGTTCCGGTGCTGCCAGGCCGGCAGCACGCTGGTGTCGTGTGTGGAGGATGGTCCGGACGTGTCCGTGCTGGCCCAGATACAGAGCGTCACCGAGTCGAAGGTGTGGACAACGGCGGATGATCTAGTGAACCAGGTAGGATAGACGATTGCGTCCGCGCGGTTGCGATTTGTTACATTCTAATTGGCTTTGTGTGCTCTAATCTTCCACCAGATTCGCCAACTCTGTTCCGATCCCGGCTGGCGTCAGAGTGTGGCGCGAGCGCTTTACACCTCCGGCGATCTGTCGTCCAAGGCAACGTCCAGCGGCTACTTCGTGAAGGACGGTGTCGCGTTCGGTGAGCCACAGTATGTGCTGCCGAAGCGCGAACAGCTGGAGCTGTACGTGGAGCTGGCCCAATCACTGTACCCCTCCTCGTTGCCATATCTGGTGTACCTGGGGCTCGTGGTTGGGACGGAAAA comes from the Anopheles coluzzii chromosome 2, AcolN3, whole genome shotgun sequence genome and includes:
- the LOC120949911 gene encoding Hermansky-Pudlak syndrome 5 protein homolog; the encoded protein is MDATNKQYALRDRAELSAFVNQPFRNNSRIKFTCFDCSPKYFVFGANSGSLYLYDRMTTSFLAIFPSQLGTIGKVSISHNEKQIAIGNQTGSIGVLLELEPPHVKEILSTELAPSTDGEGQPIDLGGPAFVTSFCWTEDDRELYCGDSRGIVSLIQFSLFMGRNILNISLHPVLLLENRIVQIDRYKDLLLVSTLSKCVLCNTAREEFKQIGNRPRDGQYGASFVIAHPNTIASATTTTTTPSPPLMIVDEEDVRIFCSRPGSRLWEADLEGNVIRTHQFKQAAAAAAAVAASRRRRSQQQQQQLQCLQESELATAPTEAPDGTLMVVPFQVLYSIRRQLLLVHDRCQLLIIDPLHSKIVLRTDEFTDITHVAVVDEWIYLLTGENRVFQVRVEIQGDEDPFPTPGMVDEPCLESRKQKQGVYILDSMLNNNNNNNGKQMNGKESPLLLSTEATIKEALVSVVRGKYGRNIKQMFMGYEQQQQRTPSGAPERPKTLNLTKIYEPSRSNAFANGNGHALLAEFGIEAEVEDLECDDMVEELVQTRTGQALLGTAMPNGAGTGKQQPGKKKFSTSLLDGYETSEDDATVRNLYLIFRSSIISNLNFADRYAKIFDEYDTETIVRLLRKLETLMEENEEPHARLKCMRIYFHYLKPELLWEIDADSRQFIKDGFIVCNTTDGADRACLERLAHCAACGYYLEATASCHYREIGTSLLQYYWSRKEYDECFAMVKRVPYLWRTVTRYYIQDRREDKVVQCVWNLADSELLERAAGELPFELDHWRQLFELAIAYHQRHEMICLSCDKPTGGRPEDNQRDNRSAAKANGGGDQRAAGSTEAESQFRQWNYLLGVALAHIRSPTELLCLVRRYADNIPRGAIAPSFYIRCLLLEAK
- the LOC120949912 gene encoding cytochrome c oxidase assembly protein COX16 homolog, mitochondrial translates to MNSLQQKFLYYSRRKSFRYGVPFLLLIVGGSFGLQQFAQLRYTFSKKGSLTRQEAEKYGINMKKKEDVTLEGEFEKIKELDIEHWDNVRGPRPWEETSPPSTGTDAKH